A window of Ictidomys tridecemlineatus isolate mIctTri1 chromosome 1, mIctTri1.hap1, whole genome shotgun sequence contains these coding sequences:
- the Isl1 gene encoding insulin gene enhancer protein ISL-1 isoform X1 has product MGDMGDPPKKKRLISLCVGCGNQIHDQYILRVSPDLEWHAACLKCAECNQYLDESCTCFVRDGKTYCKRDYIRLYGIKCAKCSIGFSKNDFVMRARSKVYHIECFRCVACSRQLIPGDEFALREDGLFCRADHDVVERASLGAGDPLSPLHPARPLQMAAEPISARQPALRPHVHKQPEKTTRVRTVLNEKQLHTLRTCYAANPRPDALMKEQLVEMTGLSPRVIRVWFQNKRCKDKKRSIMMKQLQQQQPNDKTNIQGMTGTPMVAASPERHDGGLQANPVEVQSYQPPWKVLSDFALQSDIDQPAFQQLVNFSEGGPGSNSTGSEVASMSSQLPDTPNSMVASPIEA; this is encoded by the exons ATGGGAGACATGGGAGATCCACCAAAAA aaaaacGTCTGATTTCCCTATGTGTTGGTTGCGGCAATCAAATTCACGATCAGTATATTCTGAGGGTTTCTCCGGATTTGGAATGGCATGCGGCATGTTTGAAATGTGCAGAGTGTAATCAGTATTTGGACGAGAGCTGTACGTGCTTTGTTAGGGATGGGAAAACCTACTGTAAAAGAGATTATATCAG GTTGTACGGAATCAAATGCGCCAAGTGCAGCATCGGCTTCAGTAAGAACGACTTCGTGATGCGCGCCCGCTCCAAGGTGTACCACATCGAGTGTTTCCGCTGCGTGGCCTGCAGCCGCCAGCTCATTCCCGGGGACGAGTTTGCGCTGCGGGAAGATGGGCTCTTCTGCCGCGCGGACCACGATGTGGTGGAGAGAGCCAGCTTGGGTGCCGGCGACCCTCTCAGTCCCTTGCATCCAGCACGGCCGCTGCAAATGGCAG CGGAGCCTATCTCTGCCCGGCAGCCAGCCCTGCGGCCCCATGTCCACAAGCAGCCAGAGAAGACCACCCGTGTGCGGACTGTGCTGAATGAGAAGCAGCTGCACACCTTGCGGACCTGCTATGCTGCCAACCCCCGGCCTGATGCACTCATGAAGGAGCAACTAGTGGAGATGACAGGCCTCAGCCCCCGCGTGATCCGAGTCTGGTTTCAAAACAAGCGGTGCAAGGATAAGAAGCGGAGCATCATGATGAAGCAGCTACAGCAGCAGCAACCCAATGACAAAACT AATATCCAGGGGATGACAGGAACTCCCATGGTAGCTGCCAGTCCAGAGAGGCACGACGGTGGCTTACAGGCTAACCCAGTTGAGGTGCAAAGTTACCAGCCGCCTTGGAAAGTACTGAGCGACTTCGCCTTGCAGAGTGACATAGATCAGCCTGCTTTTCAGCAACTG GTCAATTTTTCAGAAGGAGGACCAGGCTCTAATTCCACTGGCAGTGAAGTAGCATCGATGTCCTCTCAACTCCCAGATACACCTAACAGCATGGTAGCCAGTCCTATTGAGGCATGA
- the Isl1 gene encoding insulin gene enhancer protein ISL-1 isoform X2, translating into MGDMGDPPKKKRLISLCVGCGNQIHDQYILRVSPDLEWHAACLKCAECNQYLDESCTCFVRDGKTYCKRDYIRLYGIKCAKCSIGFSKNDFVMRARSKVYHIECFRCVACSRQLIPGDEFALREDGLFCRADHDVVERASLGAGDPLSPLHPARPLQMAAEPISARQPALRPHVHKQPEKTTRVRTVLNEKQLHTLRTCYAANPRPDALMKEQLVEMTGLSPRVIRVWFQNKRCKDKKRSIMMKQLQQQQPNDKTVNFSEGGPGSNSTGSEVASMSSQLPDTPNSMVASPIEA; encoded by the exons ATGGGAGACATGGGAGATCCACCAAAAA aaaaacGTCTGATTTCCCTATGTGTTGGTTGCGGCAATCAAATTCACGATCAGTATATTCTGAGGGTTTCTCCGGATTTGGAATGGCATGCGGCATGTTTGAAATGTGCAGAGTGTAATCAGTATTTGGACGAGAGCTGTACGTGCTTTGTTAGGGATGGGAAAACCTACTGTAAAAGAGATTATATCAG GTTGTACGGAATCAAATGCGCCAAGTGCAGCATCGGCTTCAGTAAGAACGACTTCGTGATGCGCGCCCGCTCCAAGGTGTACCACATCGAGTGTTTCCGCTGCGTGGCCTGCAGCCGCCAGCTCATTCCCGGGGACGAGTTTGCGCTGCGGGAAGATGGGCTCTTCTGCCGCGCGGACCACGATGTGGTGGAGAGAGCCAGCTTGGGTGCCGGCGACCCTCTCAGTCCCTTGCATCCAGCACGGCCGCTGCAAATGGCAG CGGAGCCTATCTCTGCCCGGCAGCCAGCCCTGCGGCCCCATGTCCACAAGCAGCCAGAGAAGACCACCCGTGTGCGGACTGTGCTGAATGAGAAGCAGCTGCACACCTTGCGGACCTGCTATGCTGCCAACCCCCGGCCTGATGCACTCATGAAGGAGCAACTAGTGGAGATGACAGGCCTCAGCCCCCGCGTGATCCGAGTCTGGTTTCAAAACAAGCGGTGCAAGGATAAGAAGCGGAGCATCATGATGAAGCAGCTACAGCAGCAGCAACCCAATGACAAAACT GTCAATTTTTCAGAAGGAGGACCAGGCTCTAATTCCACTGGCAGTGAAGTAGCATCGATGTCCTCTCAACTCCCAGATACACCTAACAGCATGGTAGCCAGTCCTATTGAGGCATGA